The genomic DNA CCTTATGGCCCATCAGCTCGGCGGCAAGGTCCAGCCTGGCGGCAAGCGCGAATACGGCCACGCCGTCATCCACCAGAACCAGGACGATGCCGCCCTCTTCAAGAACATGCCGCACGATGTGCCCGTCTGGATGAGCCACGGCGACCACGTGACCCAACTGCCGCCGGGCTTCAAGATCCTCGCCTACACAGAAAATAGCCCCATCGCCGCCATGAGCAGCGAGAGCGGCTTCATCGGCATCCAGTTCCACCCGGAAGTGGTCCACACCCCCCAGGGGAAAGAGATCCTCAAGAACTACCTCTTCAACGTCTGCGGCTGCACAGGCGATTGGACACCCTCCAACTTCATCGCTGAGCAGATCGAAAAGATACAGGCCAAGGTCGGCCGCGGGCGCGTCGTCTGCGCCCTCTCCGGCGGCGTGGACTCTGCCGTCGTCGCCACCCTCATCCACAAGGCCATCGGCGATCAGCTCACCTGTATCTTTGTGGACAACGGCCTCCTCCGCGCGGAGGAGCCGGAGCGTGTGGTCCAGGTCTTCAGGCGCAACCTGAAGATGAACCTCATCCACGTCAACGCCGTGGAGCGCTTCGTCGGCGCCCTCAAGGGCATCACGGACCCGGAAGAGAAGCGCAAGACCATCGGCGCCGAGTTCATCCGGGTCTTTGAGGCGGAGGCCGCCAAGCTGGGCGATGCCGATTTCCTGGCCCAGGGCACCCTCTACCCGGACGTCATCGAAAGCGTGACCCCGGAGACCAAGGCCGCCTCCAAGATCAAGACGCACCACAACGTCGGCGGCCTCCCCAAGGGCATGCGCTTCCAGCTCATCGAGCCCCTCCGCAACCTCTTCAAGGATGAGGTGCGGGAGGTCGGCGTCGCCCTCGGCCTCCCGGAGGAGATGGTCTACCGCCAGCCCTTCCCCGGCCCCGGCCTCGCCATCCGCATCATCGGCGAAGTAACGGGCGATAAGCTGCACATCCTCCGCCAGTCCGATTGGATCGTCATGAACGAGATCAAAAAGGCGAAGCTCTACCGCCAGTTGTGGCAGAGCTTCGCCGTCCTCACCTCCAGCCACAGCACCGGCGTCATGGGCGATCACCGCACCTATGGCAGCGTCGTCGCCATCCGCGCCGTCACCAGCGAAGATGCCATGACCGCCGATTGGGCCAGACTCCCCTATGACATCCTGGCGCGCATCTCCAACCGCATCGTGAACGAAGTTCCCGGCGTCAATCGCGTCGTCTATGACATCACGAGCAAGCCGCCCGGCACCATCGAGTGGGAATAGCCCTTAAGTCTTCGGCTAGACCAGAAACAGCCCGCATATGAACATCCTCATCGTCGGCAGCGGCGGCCGCGAGCACGCCATCGGCTGGAAGGTCTACAACAGTCCCCAGGTCCACGATCTCTACTTCGCCCCGGGGAACGGCGGCACCTCCCACCTCGGCAAGAACCTGCCGATTGACGTCTGGGACTTCGATGCGATGCTCAAGGCCGTCCAAGCCAACAATATCGGCCTCATCGTCGTCGGGCCGGAAGTCCCTCTGGAGAGCGGCATCGTGGACTACTTCTCCTCACCCGCGCACACCGTCCCCATCTTCGGCCCCACCAAGCGCGCCGCCCAGCTGGAATCCAGCAAGGCCTACGCCAAGATGATTATGCGGAAGTACGGCGTCCCCACGGCCCATAACGAAAGCTTTGAGAGCTACGATGCCGCCGTGAAGTACGTGGAAGGCCTGGCCTCCCCTCCGGTGGTCAAGGCCGATGGCCTTGCCGCAGGCAAGGGCGTCACCGTGCCAGCCACCAAGGAAGAGGCCCTTGCCGCTATCAAACTGGCGATGGTGGACGGCTACTTCGGCGATGCCGGCAAGCGCGTCGTCCTGGAAGAACACCTCCAGGGGAAGGAGGCCAGCCTCTTCGCCATCACCGATGGCAAGACCGTCCTCACCACTGTTTCCGCCTGCGACTACAAGCGCGTGAACGATAACGACGATGGCCCCAACACGGGCGGCATGGGCTGTTACTCGCCGC from Chloroflexota bacterium includes the following:
- the purD gene encoding phosphoribosylamine--glycine ligase, whose amino-acid sequence is MNILIVGSGGREHAIGWKVYNSPQVHDLYFAPGNGGTSHLGKNLPIDVWDFDAMLKAVQANNIGLIVVGPEVPLESGIVDYFSSPAHTVPIFGPTKRAAQLESSKAYAKMIMRKYGVPTAHNESFESYDAAVKYVEGLASPPVVKADGLAAGKGVTVPATKEEALAAIKLAMVDGYFGDAGKRVVLEEHLQGKEASLFAITDGKTVLTTVSACDYKRVNDNDDGPNTGGMGCYSPPEFLDKAMLDRITETVLKPTIQGMEKEGRPYRGVLYAGLMVNGTDVKVIEFNCRFGDPEAQVILPRLQTDIVDIFVGVAERTLHKVTPNWHPKPCVGVVMASGGYPGAFKKGYPITGLQDVDPDVMVFHAGTKLKDGRLVTDGGRVLIVSALGKDMAEAREQAYSNVKRIKFQDAHYRTDIALRAI
- the guaA gene encoding glutamine-hydrolyzing GMP synthase, which codes for MERSTDDKSLRVRVSGDVEVSTYLEIAKEKKGLEPVPAKKTAPPTQDCVVILDFGSQFSMLIARRVRELHVYCELVPHDTPWEKIQALNPKGFILSGGPASVYEQDAPSAPAWVFNNKVPVLGICYGMHLMAHQLGGKVQPGGKREYGHAVIHQNQDDAALFKNMPHDVPVWMSHGDHVTQLPPGFKILAYTENSPIAAMSSESGFIGIQFHPEVVHTPQGKEILKNYLFNVCGCTGDWTPSNFIAEQIEKIQAKVGRGRVVCALSGGVDSAVVATLIHKAIGDQLTCIFVDNGLLRAEEPERVVQVFRRNLKMNLIHVNAVERFVGALKGITDPEEKRKTIGAEFIRVFEAEAAKLGDADFLAQGTLYPDVIESVTPETKAASKIKTHHNVGGLPKGMRFQLIEPLRNLFKDEVREVGVALGLPEEMVYRQPFPGPGLAIRIIGEVTGDKLHILRQSDWIVMNEIKKAKLYRQLWQSFAVLTSSHSTGVMGDHRTYGSVVAIRAVTSEDAMTADWARLPYDILARISNRIVNEVPGVNRVVYDITSKPPGTIEWE